A window from Ignavibacteriota bacterium encodes these proteins:
- a CDS encoding DUF4160 domain-containing protein, with translation MPEISRFLGIVIAIFYRDHVPPHFHAKYGEFEITVGIETGIVSGQLSRAHDSQYRGQTIPHPLVAWVVDHSVTVLSSVAHRLSVPFSRGRIRL, from the coding sequence ATGCCGGAGATTAGCCGATTTCTCGGAATAGTCATTGCGATCTTCTATCGGGATCACGTCCCGCCGCACTTTCATGCGAAATACGGCGAATTTGAAATCACGGTAGGAATCGAAACTGGCATTGTCTCGGGCCAATTGTCAAGGGCCCATGATTCCCAGTATCGGGGTCAGACCATTCCCCACCCTTTGGTTGCGTGGGTGGTGGATCATTCAGTCACTGTTTTGTCAAGTGTAGCGCATCGCCTTTCAGTCCCTTTTTCTCGCGGTAGGATTCGCCTTTGA
- a CDS encoding type II toxin-antitoxin system RelE/ParE family toxin: MRTIEFYRTEGGKCPVEEFLDSLSDKHTQKVTWVLRLVERMDRVPEQYLKKLVGTDHLWEIRAQIAGNSYRLLGFFDGPVLMVLTSGFSKKQQKTPQREIQLAEARRLNYLQRKKP, translated from the coding sequence ATGAGGACCATCGAATTCTACCGGACGGAGGGCGGCAAATGCCCCGTCGAGGAATTCCTCGACTCGCTTTCTGACAAGCACACCCAGAAGGTCACCTGGGTCCTGCGTCTGGTCGAGCGCATGGACCGTGTACCGGAGCAATATCTCAAAAAGCTGGTTGGCACTGACCATCTCTGGGAGATCCGGGCTCAAATAGCTGGGAATAGCTATCGTTTGCTTGGATTCTTTGATGGACCCGTCCTGATGGTATTAACGTCGGGCTTCTCAAAAAAGCAACAGAAGACGCCACAGCGTGAGATTCAACTAGCCGAAGCACGACGATTGAACTATCTACAGAGAAAGAAACCATGA
- a CDS encoding helix-turn-helix transcriptional regulator, producing MSDVEKYIVRRKAKSTRFAKDFEEGYRAFEFSVMLRKAREDAGVTQETIARKLRTKKSAISRIENHAEDIRLSTLEKYANALGRKLRVQLTD from the coding sequence ATGAGCGACGTCGAGAAATACATTGTTCGCCGAAAGGCAAAGAGCACAAGGTTCGCTAAGGACTTTGAAGAAGGCTATCGCGCCTTCGAATTCAGCGTCATGCTTCGCAAGGCCCGCGAAGATGCCGGTGTCACTCAGGAAACCATTGCACGGAAGCTCCGGACGAAGAAATCCGCTATTTCCCGGATTGAGAATCATGCTGAAGACATCCGTCTCTCTACCCTCGAAAAGTACGCCAACGCCCTCGGACGCAAGCTCCGAGTGCAGCTCACCGACTAG
- a CDS encoding type II toxin-antitoxin system RelE/ParE family toxin → MKTYNVIFDQDAEDDIFDIYAFVAMNDSVERADKLLDALRQTCLRLRKFPPRGNTVSELFDIGVLEFRELHYKPYRIIYSFESTTVYVHCILDGRRDIQDLLQERLLR, encoded by the coding sequence ATGAAAACGTATAACGTCATCTTCGATCAGGATGCCGAAGATGACATCTTCGACATCTACGCGTTTGTCGCGATGAATGATTCTGTAGAGCGAGCCGACAAGTTGCTGGACGCCCTACGGCAGACCTGTCTCAGGCTTCGGAAATTTCCCCCTCGGGGGAACACGGTCTCTGAGCTATTCGACATTGGAGTCCTGGAATTCCGAGAACTGCACTACAAACCCTACCGCATCATCTATTCCTTCGAATCAACAACGGTCTACGTCCATTGTATTCTCGATGGGCGGCGGGACATCCAGGACCTCCTGCAGGAACGACTCCTGCGCTAG
- a CDS encoding transposase, which produces MEKRRRVVYAFIATLGYSRHKFIQFVFTQDQASFTQSHVDTAAWFGGVTKVLTDR; this is translated from the coding sequence ATGGAGAAGCGCCGCCGCGTTGTCTACGCCTTCATCGCAACGCTCGGCTACAGCCGACACAAGTTCATCCAGTTCGTCTTCACGCAGGACCAGGCGAGCTTCACGCAGAGTCATGTGGATACGGCCGCATGGTTCGGCGGCGTGACCAAGGTCCTCACGGATCGATAA
- a CDS encoding ATP-binding protein: MLTSMRAKHLRALIFLLQPIPRRALIRELGTCRFIQRAENVFFLGPTGDGGRLIWLSALTRCLPTLPHRGVLQVPRTDRESLTKADLTASTERLLKSLSRCDLLVIDEFAMRKLDARSAEWVYTIVDNRYGSASTILTSNRSLEDWLAVFPDKVMANAVMDRLAQRSSDRSSKANPTARKRD; encoded by the coding sequence ATGCTCACCTCGATGCGGGCCAAACACTTGAGAGCTTTGATTTTTCTTTTGCAGCCCATACCCCGGCGCGCGTTGATCCGGGAACTGGGCACGTGCCGCTTCATCCAGCGAGCGGAGAATGTCTTCTTCCTCGGTCCCACCGGGGACGGGGGAAGACTCATCTGGCTTAGCGCTCTCACACGCTGCCTGCCGACGCTTCCTCACCGTGGAGTTCTTCAAGTTCCCCGCACTGATCGAGAGTCGCTCACCAAGGCTGATCTCACGGCATCGACCGAGCGGCTTCTCAAGAGTCTCTCCCGGTGCGATCTCCTTGTCATCGATGAGTTCGCCATGCGAAAACTCGATGCCCGTTCTGCCGAGTGGGTCTACACGATCGTCGACAACCGCTATGGTTCAGCATCAACGATCCTGACCAGCAACCGCTCCCTGGAAGACTGGCTCGCTGTCTTCCCCGACAAGGTGATGGCCAATGCCGTCATGGACCGATTGGCCCAACGCTCATCAGATCGTTCTTCAAAGGCGAATCCTACCGCGAGAAAAAGGGACTGA
- a CDS encoding toxin, producing the protein MDLTWDPAKERKLRKERGIELREIADLILDRKYLDILQNPSRLSQYIFILPYHGYTHVVPFVIGRDESIVLKTAFPSRKFHQSYGKSNED; encoded by the coding sequence ATGGACCTTACCTGGGATCCGGCCAAAGAACGTAAGCTGCGAAAAGAGCGTGGAATCGAATTGCGCGAAATCGCCGATTTGATTCTCGATCGCAAGTACCTTGACATTCTGCAGAATCCGAGCCGACTGTCCCAGTACATCTTCATCCTGCCCTATCACGGCTATACACACGTTGTGCCTTTTGTCATCGGCAGAGATGAATCGATTGTGCTCAAGACCGCGTTCCCTAGCCGTAAGTTCCATCAATCCTATGGGAAATCCAATGAAGACTAA
- a CDS encoding type II toxin-antitoxin system Phd/YefM family antitoxin, with translation MKLSTAVKPISYLKAHASELIRDITNTRQTLVITHNGEAKVVVQDIRSYERMQETLALLKILTRSKQNIQRGKAKSMDDVFMSLDQRIAAFKNENV, from the coding sequence ATGAAACTGAGCACCGCCGTAAAGCCCATCAGTTATCTGAAGGCTCACGCCTCCGAACTGATTCGCGACATCACCAATACACGCCAAACGCTGGTTATCACTCACAACGGCGAAGCCAAGGTGGTCGTCCAGGACATTCGCTCCTATGAGCGTATGCAGGAGACTCTCGCACTGCTGAAGATCCTCACGAGGAGCAAGCAAAACATCCAGCGTGGGAAGGCAAAGTCTATGGACGATGTCTTCATGTCACTTGACCAGCGCATCGCTGCATTCAAGAATGAAAACGTATAA